A part of Halictus rubicundus isolate RS-2024b chromosome 4, iyHalRubi1_principal, whole genome shotgun sequence genomic DNA contains:
- the LOC143353821 gene encoding uncharacterized protein LOC143353821 — MFGWIITGVAGSASSSLDAQMHQATVGDSLSSPVRRFWEQEDLPDAASPWTVEEQQCENHFVATHSRTPDERYQRFKRDEDFHTLYCDFVKQYEELGHMSLAKEPPTGNQAHYLPHHGVLKPSSSTTKLRVVFNGSWSEPSQPSLNDRLHVGPNLLPLLADVLLRWRKHQFVVTADVTKMYQQILVQPEDRDFQRILWREKETQRMSEYRLNTVTYGMSCAPYLAVRTLHQLAADEGSRYPIDARAIKQEAYVDNILTGANSIPALEEAAIQLHQTDDTHSPLGLQWAPHDDSFRFAISDAAVQPPTKRGVVSQSA, encoded by the exons ATGTTTGGCTGGATCATCACCGGAGTGGCGGGCTCAGCATCCAGTTCCCTGGACGCCCAGATGCATCAAGCCACCGTCGGTGATTCCCTGAGTTCACCGGTGCGGAGATTCTGGGAGCAGGAGGATCTTCCCGACGCTGCCTCACCGTGGACAGTGGAGGAGCAGCAATGCGAGAACCACTTCGTCGCAACACACTCTCGCACACCCGACGAGCGGTATCAA CGGTTCAAGAGGGACGAGGACTTCCATACACTCTACTGCGACTTCGTCAAGCAGTACGAGGAGCTCGGCCATATGTCCCTGGCAAAGGAACCGCCAACGGGGAACCAGGCTCACTATCTGCCGCACCATGGGGTCTTGAAACCGAGCAGCTCCACGACGAAGTTGAGAGTGGTATTCAATGGGTCGTGGTCTGAGCCCTCGCAGCCATCGCTCAACGACCGTCTTCATGTGGGTCCGAACCTGCTACCACTCCTTGCCGATGTCCTGCTGCGCTGGCGCAAACACCAGTTTGTGGTGACAGCCGACGTCACCAAAATGTACCAGCAGATACTGGTACAGCCGGAGGATCGCGACTTCCAACGAATCCTATGGAGGGAGAAGGAGACACAGCGAATGAGTGAGTATAGGCTCAACACGGTCACTTACGGTATGTCGTGTGCACCTTACCTGGCAGTCCGGACGTTACACCAACTGGCGGCTGACGAGGGCAGCCGGTACCCCATCGATGCACGAGCCATCAAACAAGAGGCCTACGTGGACAACATCTTGACAGGGGCTAACAGCATTCCGGCGCTGGAGGAAGCAGCCATACAACTTCACCAG ACAGACGACACGCATTCTCCGCTCGGTCTTCAATGGGCACCTCACGATGACAGCTTCCGGTTCGCCATCTCAGACGCTGCAGTCCAACCTCCAACGAAGCGGGGCGTAGTCTCCCAGTCGGCCTAG